Proteins found in one Parasteatoda tepidariorum isolate YZ-2023 chromosome 7, CAS_Ptep_4.0, whole genome shotgun sequence genomic segment:
- the LOC122270181 gene encoding general transcription factor II-I repeat domain-containing protein 2-like, with translation MDVKKRKVDSECRVFKEEWTWKYFFTLFKEKPVCLLCNTTVAVLKEYNIQRHFKSKHENHSYSSLSEEVKKIKSKDLIKNLSSQQQLFQRANHSQRCATKASYVLAYNIAKSNKAFSDGEFIKQCMIDVCDIMCPEKKNDFQSLSLSRRTITERIENIDKNLISQLTTKTQKFIFYSITMDESTDISDTAQLLIFVRGINAHFEITEELAGLQSMKGTTTGADIFCEFENCIDKLRLPIDKLCNVTTDGAPNMVGINQGFVGKFNSKYPENDVVFLHCLIHQDALCKSALDIDHILNIVVKLVNMIRSRGLLHRQFQQFLESVHAEHSDILYYSKVRWLSAGKVFERIWDLKDDIVNFLLDKDIYNQFDVLENETWLSDFAFFTDLLVHMNILNLKLQGKNQFLHDIWQYLKSFKLQLLLFANQISKSDFSHFPRIQSLKFTISNNKIKKYEINLRKLSSEFERRFQDFRKMEPEFSIFATPFNVNYEEVDAKFQLELIELNCNTLLKQTFHTVPLLEFYKNLSPDNFPNLITHAMKIMTMFGSSYICEQIFSTMKLRKTSLRNRITDEHLSSVLRISASQMEPDYDEILKKQSQFHFSPAPSTSNDTRK, from the coding sequence ATggatgttaaaaaaagaaaagtggatTCAGAATGTCgagtttttaaagaagaatggacgtggaaatatttctttactttatttaaagaaaaacctgTGTGCTTACTTTGCAATACAACTGttgcagttttaaaagaatataacatTCAACGCCATTTCAAGAGCAAACATGAAAACCACTCCTACTCATCGTTAAGTGAagaggtgaaaaaaattaaatcgaaagatttaataaaaaatttatcaagtcAACAACAATTATTTCAGAGAGCTAATCATTCTCAAAGATGCGCTACGAAAGCCAGTTATGTGTTGGCTTATAATATTGCTAAATCTAATAAAGCATTTTCAGATGGTGAATTTATAAAGCAGTGCATGATAGATGTGTGCGATATTATGTGccctgaaaagaaaaatgattttcagtCACTGTCTCTCTCAAGAAGAACAATCACCgagagaattgaaaatattgataaaaatctaatttcacaACTGACtacaaaaactcaaaaatttattttttattcaattaccaTGGATGAAAGTACAGATATCAGCGATACTGCACAGTTACTCATATTTGTAAGAGGAATCAACGCCCACTTTGAAATTACAGAAGAACTTGCAGGGCTGCAGTCAATGAAAGGAACAACGACTGGTGCCgatatattttgtgaatttgaaaattgcatCGATAAACTTCGTTTACCTATTGATAAGTTATGTAATGTAACTACAGATGGTGCTCCTAATATGGTTGGAATCAATCAAGGATTTGTTGGGAAATTTAATTCTAAGTATCCGGAAAATGATGTTGTTTTTTTGCATTGCCTTATACATCAGGATGCTCTCTGTAAATCGGCTTTAGATATTGACCATATACTTAATATTGTTGTAAAACTAGTAAATATGATTCGTTCCAGAGGATTATTACATCGCCAGTTTCAACAGTTTTTGGAGTCCGTACATGCTGAGCATTCCGATATCCTGTATTATTCAAAAGTTCGTTGGTTAAGTGCTGGAAAagtatttgaaagaatttgGGATTTAAAAGACGATATTGTGAATTTTCTTCTTGATAAAGacatttataatcaatttgaCGTCTTAGAAAACGAAACGTGGCTTTCTGATTTCGCTTTTTTCACAGACCTCCTCGTACACATGAATATACTTAATCTCAAATTGCAAGGGAAAAATCAGTTTCTTCACGATATTTGGCAATACctgaaaagtttcaaattacagttattattatttgctaatCAGATCTCTAAATctgatttttctcattttccaagaatacaatctttaaaattcacTATATCAaacaataagattaaaaaatacgaaattaatttgagaaaactATCTTCAGAATTTGAAAGGAGATTTCAGGACTTTAGAAAAATGGAACCAGAGTTTAGTATTTTTGCGACCCCATTCAATGTTAATTACGAAGAAGTTGATGCAAAATTTCAACTTGAGTTAATAGAACTGAACTGTAATACTCTCCTGAAACAAACTTTTCATACAGTACCATtactagaattttataaaaatttaagtccaGATAATTTCCCAAATCTAATTACTCATGCAATGAAGATAATGACAATGTTCGGCTCATCTTATATATGCGAACAAATCTTTTCAACAATGAAGCTTAGGAAAACTTCTTTAAGAAACAGAATTACAGATGAGCACCTTTCAtcagttttaagaatttctgCTTCGCAAATGGAACCGGACtatgatgaaattttgaagaaacagtctcaatttcatttttctcctGCACCATCAACCAGTAATGACACCAGAAAATAA